A region of Alphaproteobacteria bacterium DNA encodes the following proteins:
- a CDS encoding TRAP transporter large permease — MEATIVLILFGSFLGLLALGAPITVSLGVAGLVSFLYLGENPIKFVQIAFTSVGSFPLMALPAFILAGALMEAAGISRRLVNVAESFAGPFTGGISAATVFGCLFFGAISGSGPATTAAVGMLMIPAMIDRGYDRGVASAITASSGSLGIIIPPSIPMVIFGIAALGLQPPPDAVEKFGVFQTVSIPKLFIAGVIPGLVISLSLLIMNYIICKRRGYRGTSEGFSARNILCSLYKAFWALMAPLVILGGIYSGFFTPTEAAIIAIFYTLVVGFFIYRELDWRAVMRSLETTTWLTGRVLLILFTATVFGRLLVENQIPAIIADAMLSATDNIYLIWAMLIVFLLFVGMFMETLATILILTPVLLPIAYNLGIDPIHFGVVLVCALGIGFQTPPLGDNLFIASGIAKISIEEISIKALPFAAINTVAIFIIAFFPEIVLWLPRVFGY, encoded by the coding sequence ATGGAAGCCACAATCGTTCTGATTCTATTCGGCTCCTTCCTGGGCCTCTTGGCCTTGGGGGCGCCGATCACCGTGTCGCTCGGCGTGGCAGGCCTGGTGTCCTTCCTCTATCTCGGGGAAAACCCCATCAAATTCGTGCAGATCGCCTTCACGTCGGTGGGCTCGTTCCCGCTGATGGCGTTGCCGGCCTTTATCCTCGCCGGTGCCCTAATGGAGGCGGCGGGTATTTCGCGGCGGCTGGTTAACGTCGCGGAAAGCTTTGCCGGACCCTTCACCGGCGGCATCTCGGCGGCGACGGTTTTCGGCTGCCTGTTCTTCGGCGCCATTTCCGGCTCCGGCCCGGCGACGACGGCCGCGGTCGGCATGCTGATGATCCCGGCGATGATCGATCGCGGCTACGACAGGGGCGTCGCCTCGGCGATCACCGCCTCCTCGGGCAGTCTCGGCATCATCATCCCGCCTTCGATCCCGATGGTGATCTTCGGTATCGCCGCGCTCGGCCTGCAGCCGCCGCCCGACGCGGTTGAGAAATTCGGCGTCTTCCAGACCGTCTCGATCCCCAAGCTCTTCATTGCCGGCGTGATCCCCGGGCTGGTGATTTCGCTCAGCCTGCTGATCATGAACTACATCATCTGCAAGCGGCGCGGCTACCGGGGCACCTCCGAGGGCTTCTCGGCCCGCAACATCCTCTGCTCGCTCTACAAGGCCTTCTGGGCGCTGATGGCGCCGTTGGTCATCCTGGGCGGTATCTATTCGGGCTTCTTCACGCCGACCGAGGCGGCGATCATCGCGATTTTCTATACCCTGGTGGTCGGTTTCTTCATTTACCGGGAGCTCGATTGGCGGGCTGTCATGCGCTCGCTCGAGACCACCACCTGGCTGACCGGGCGCGTGCTCCTGATCCTGTTCACGGCGACGGTGTTCGGCCGGCTGCTGGTGGAAAATCAGATCCCGGCGATCATCGCCGACGCGATGCTGAGCGCGACCGACAACATCTACCTGATCTGGGCCATGCTGATCGTATTCCTATTGTTCGTCGGCATGTTCATGGAGACGCTCGCCACGATCCTGATTCTGACGCCGGTGCTGTTGCCGATCGCCTACAACCTGGGCATCGACCCGATTCACTTCGGCGTCGTCCTGGTCTGCGCCCTGGGCATCGGCTTCCAGACTCCGCCGCTCGGCGACAACCTCTTCATCGCCTCGGGCATCGCCAAGATCTCGATCGAAGAAATTTCGATCAAGGCTCTGCCCTTCGCCGCGATCAACACGGTGGCGATCTTCATTATCGCCTTTTTCCCGGAAATCGTGCTCTGGCTGCCCCGTGTATTCGGCTATTGA
- a CDS encoding universal stress protein — protein MQHDIKNLLYATDLSQNSLYAFSYAAYLARLTGADIHLLHVLEPLSEDATFAVQVYIQDDTKRHDMLELRVERARKALEDRQEKFWAAQTGDDRKIRAQIKSVTVCESFPAEEILKSAKEHNCDLIVMGSHERGMLHTFLGSVAKSVLRRAQVPTLVVPLGALD, from the coding sequence ATGCAACACGACATCAAGAACCTGCTCTACGCCACGGACCTGTCGCAGAACTCCCTCTACGCGTTCAGCTATGCGGCCTATCTGGCCAGATTGACCGGCGCCGATATCCACCTGCTGCATGTTCTCGAGCCGCTATCCGAGGATGCCACCTTTGCCGTCCAGGTCTATATCCAGGACGACACCAAACGGCACGACATGCTCGAACTCAGGGTCGAGCGGGCGCGCAAGGCTTTGGAGGACAGGCAGGAAAAGTTTTGGGCGGCCCAGACCGGCGACGATCGCAAGATTCGTGCTCAGATCAAGTCGGTCACAGTCTGCGAGTCTTTCCCCGCCGAGGAGATCCTCAAATCCGCCAAGGAGCACAATTGCGACCTGATCGTCATGGGCTCCCACGAGCGGGGAATGCTTCACACCTTTCTCGGTTCGGTGGCGAAGAGCGTGCTGCGCCGCGCCCAGGTCCCGACTCTGGTCGTGCCCCTGGGGGCTCTCGATTGA
- a CDS encoding ABC transporter substrate-binding protein yields the protein MMRLIAAILLLAGSLAAESALAAMPDKVTVAYFREWPTANQVAQAEKWYDEELGVEVEWRAFPTGVAMAEAMVAGEVDISYSMGVVPFALAVTAGAPIRAVGVAVSYAANDNCVIYKKEAIDRANAHELEGRKVGVPLNTVTHYKMLRTFDILGVDVDKVDVIDMSPQEIGAAFIRGDLAMGCSWGGPLRRMKGHGWELLSAYEQERLGIRSFDIIAVTDDFATNYPELVTKFLAVTDRSTEYLDDNPEEAQPLIAGAAGLDLKESNIVLSLFDFFPRSDQLTEVWMLGGVQTFVKEVADFFRQQGKIDNALDDYNASVDASFYEKVQ from the coding sequence ATGATGAGATTAATCGCCGCGATACTGCTTTTGGCCGGTAGCCTTGCCGCGGAATCGGCCCTCGCGGCGATGCCCGACAAGGTCACCGTCGCCTACTTCCGCGAATGGCCGACCGCGAATCAGGTGGCTCAAGCCGAGAAGTGGTACGACGAGGAACTCGGGGTGGAGGTCGAATGGCGCGCCTTCCCGACCGGGGTGGCGATGGCCGAGGCCATGGTCGCCGGCGAAGTCGACATCTCCTACTCCATGGGTGTGGTGCCGTTCGCCCTCGCGGTGACCGCCGGCGCTCCGATCAGGGCGGTCGGCGTCGCGGTTTCCTATGCCGCCAACGACAACTGCGTCATCTACAAGAAGGAGGCCATCGACCGGGCCAATGCGCACGAACTCGAAGGCCGCAAGGTCGGCGTACCGCTCAACACGGTGACCCACTACAAGATGCTGCGCACTTTTGACATTCTCGGTGTGGACGTCGACAAGGTCGACGTAATCGATATGTCGCCGCAGGAAATCGGCGCCGCCTTCATTCGCGGCGACTTGGCGATGGGCTGCTCCTGGGGCGGGCCGCTGCGGCGGATGAAGGGCCACGGTTGGGAACTGCTGTCCGCCTACGAACAGGAACGCCTCGGCATCCGATCCTTCGACATCATCGCCGTTACCGACGACTTCGCCACCAACTATCCAGAGCTAGTGACGAAATTTCTGGCGGTGACCGACCGGTCGACCGAATACCTCGACGACAACCCGGAGGAGGCCCAGCCCTTGATCGCCGGAGCCGCCGGGCTGGACCTGAAGGAGTCGAACATCGTTCTGTCCTTGTTCGACTTTTTTCCGCGATCCGATCAGTTGACCGAGGTCTGGATGCTGGGCGGCGTGCAGACCTTCGTCAAAGAGGTTGCGGACTTCTTCCGGCAACAGGGCAAGATCGACAACGCACTCGACGATTACAACGCCAGCGTGGACGCCAGCTTTTACGAAAAGGTCCAGTAA
- a CDS encoding nuclear transport factor 2 family protein, with product MSNTLTAEDLAATFDAFNRHDVQGVMKCFADDCVFYTVGGPEVCGNRIEGAAAVAEAFAAVWTAMADAHWDHHSHYVCGDRAVSEWTFIGTNSDGKRIETEGADLFTVRDGRIVVKQAFRKGRPLQGS from the coding sequence ATGTCCAACACGCTGACCGCCGAGGATCTTGCCGCGACGTTCGATGCGTTCAATCGTCACGACGTTCAGGGTGTTATGAAGTGCTTCGCCGACGATTGCGTGTTCTACACCGTCGGCGGCCCCGAGGTTTGCGGCAATAGGATCGAGGGCGCGGCGGCGGTCGCCGAGGCGTTTGCCGCGGTGTGGACGGCAATGGCCGATGCCCATTGGGACCATCACAGCCATTACGTATGCGGCGACCGTGCAGTCTCAGAGTGGACCTTCATCGGCACCAATTCGGACGGCAAGCGGATCGAGACCGAGGGCGCCGATCTCTTCACCGTTCGGGACGGCCGCATCGTCGTGAAGCAGGCATTCCGCAAGGGCAGGCCTTTGCAAGGTTCTTGA
- a CDS encoding FAD-binding oxidoreductase has translation MPDQLRPKNWPRASYDPRYDPLVDAGPGHNRDYAPTYWIGTAGPVPDDDGPIPGDVDVDVVVVGSGYTGLSCAIHLAKEHGIKATVLEANTVAWGCSTRNGGQAQISSGRLKRSQWIQRWGVDVAKRMHAEVCDAFDLFRDLIGSGEFDCDPQPGGHYYIAHKPGVMPKLEKESKLLNEVFGYGSRIMGRDELHEHHVKDQEAAGAMHEPDGTCIHAAKLAFGYQNLARKLGAKVHPASPVMGWQIKDGVHHLTTPGGTVRARAVALATAGYTPPGLSNRTKNRLMPILSNSIVTRPLSDEEKEVCGFKTCSPLTDTRTLRHYYRFLPDGRVQIGSRSAITGQDAENPKHLELLQKGLYRKFPALQGIDLDFSWWGWVDVSHDMMPRIFQPDPDQSIYYAMGYGGNGVMYSAQAGRRMAQMVAGKGHGLDLPIFTSPLPSHGILTPFRRLGQRVMYHWYYLNDELF, from the coding sequence ATGCCTGATCAACTCAGACCGAAAAACTGGCCCAGGGCTAGCTACGATCCCCGTTACGATCCGCTGGTCGATGCCGGCCCGGGTCACAACCGGGACTACGCGCCGACCTACTGGATCGGCACCGCAGGCCCGGTGCCGGACGATGACGGCCCGATCCCCGGCGACGTCGATGTCGACGTGGTCGTCGTGGGCTCGGGCTATACCGGCCTATCCTGCGCCATTCATCTGGCCAAGGAACACGGCATCAAGGCCACCGTTCTTGAGGCCAATACCGTCGCTTGGGGCTGCTCCACGCGGAACGGGGGCCAGGCGCAAATATCGTCGGGACGGCTGAAGCGGTCGCAGTGGATCCAACGCTGGGGTGTCGACGTCGCCAAGAGGATGCACGCCGAGGTATGCGATGCGTTTGACCTATTCCGCGATTTGATCGGGTCCGGAGAGTTCGACTGTGATCCGCAGCCGGGGGGACATTACTACATCGCGCACAAACCGGGCGTGATGCCGAAGCTGGAGAAGGAATCGAAACTCCTCAACGAGGTGTTCGGCTATGGCTCGCGAATCATGGGCCGCGACGAGTTGCACGAGCATCACGTCAAGGACCAGGAGGCGGCCGGCGCCATGCACGAACCGGACGGCACCTGCATTCATGCCGCAAAACTCGCCTTCGGGTACCAGAACCTGGCCCGCAAGCTGGGCGCGAAGGTTCACCCCGCGAGCCCGGTCATGGGCTGGCAAATCAAGGACGGCGTTCATCATTTGACCACGCCCGGCGGTACGGTGCGGGCGCGCGCGGTCGCACTGGCGACCGCCGGTTATACGCCCCCGGGGCTGAGCAACAGGACCAAGAACCGTTTGATGCCGATCCTCTCGAATTCGATCGTCACCCGTCCGCTGAGCGACGAGGAGAAGGAGGTCTGCGGGTTCAAGACCTGTTCGCCGCTGACCGACACCCGCACGCTGCGCCATTACTATCGATTCCTGCCGGACGGCCGCGTGCAGATCGGCAGCCGCAGCGCGATCACCGGGCAAGACGCCGAAAACCCTAAGCATCTCGAACTGCTGCAGAAGGGGCTCTACCGCAAATTCCCGGCGCTGCAAGGGATCGACCTCGACTTTTCCTGGTGGGGCTGGGTCGATGTCAGCCATGACATGATGCCGCGCATCTTCCAGCCCGATCCCGACCAGTCGATCTACTACGCCATGGGATACGGCGGTAACGGCGTGATGTACTCGGCTCAGGCGGGCCGGCGCATGGCGCAGATGGTGGCCGGCAAAGGCCACGGGCTCGACCTGCCGATCTTTACTTCGCCGCTCCCGAGCCACGGCATCCTCACACCGTTCCGACGGCTGGGTCAGCGGGTCATGTACCACTGGTACTACCTCAACGACGAACTGTTTTGA
- the xsc gene encoding sulfoacetaldehyde acetyltransferase, with product MKMTTEEAFIKVLQMHGIEHAFGIIGSAMMPISDLFPAAGITFWDCAHECNAGMSADGYTRATGKMCMAIAQNGPGITNFVTPIKTAYWNHTPMLLVTPQAANKTIGQGGFQEIKQMALFEEMVCYQEEVRDPARIAEVLNRVIEKAWRGCGPAQINVPRDYWTQVIDIDLPQIVRLERPRGGEEAIAAAARLLSEAKFPVILNGAGVVISGAIEASKNLAERLDAPVCCNYQHNDAFPGSHPLSVGPLGYNGSKAAMELISKADVVLALGTRLNPFSTLPGYGINYWPTDAKLIQVEINADRIGLTKKVTEAIQGDAKRVAEQILEQLSPTAGETDRQKRKDLVAETKSRWLQELSSMDHEGDDPGITWNERARERDPDRMSPRQAWRAIQAALPKEAIISTDIGNNCAIGNAYPTFEEGRKYMSPGLFGPCGYGFPAILGAKIGCPDVPCVGFAGDGAFGISMNEMTACGRNDWPPITMVIFRNYQWGAEKRNTTLWYDDNFVGTELNVGVEYAKIADACGVKGVKADTMDGLTEALRTAIKEQMEDGVTTFIEAVLNQELGDPFRRDAMKAPVQVAGIDLSDMRPQQPN from the coding sequence ATGAAAATGACCACCGAAGAGGCCTTCATCAAAGTCCTCCAGATGCACGGGATCGAGCACGCCTTTGGCATTATCGGTTCGGCGATGATGCCGATCTCGGATCTGTTTCCAGCCGCCGGAATCACGTTTTGGGACTGCGCCCACGAGTGCAACGCCGGCATGAGCGCCGACGGCTACACCCGGGCGACTGGCAAGATGTGCATGGCGATCGCGCAGAACGGTCCCGGCATCACGAACTTCGTGACGCCGATCAAGACCGCTTACTGGAACCACACGCCGATGCTTCTGGTGACGCCCCAGGCGGCGAACAAGACCATCGGGCAGGGCGGCTTCCAGGAGATCAAGCAGATGGCGCTGTTCGAGGAAATGGTTTGCTATCAGGAGGAGGTGCGCGACCCCGCTCGCATCGCCGAGGTGCTGAACCGGGTGATCGAGAAAGCCTGGCGTGGTTGCGGTCCGGCTCAGATCAACGTGCCGCGCGACTACTGGACCCAGGTGATCGATATCGATTTGCCGCAGATCGTTCGCCTCGAGCGTCCGCGCGGCGGCGAGGAGGCGATTGCGGCGGCGGCCAGGCTCTTGTCGGAGGCGAAGTTCCCGGTGATCCTCAACGGTGCCGGTGTCGTCATCAGCGGTGCCATCGAGGCGTCCAAAAATCTGGCGGAACGGCTCGACGCGCCGGTCTGTTGCAACTACCAGCACAATGATGCCTTTCCGGGTTCGCATCCGCTGTCGGTTGGGCCGCTCGGCTATAACGGCTCGAAGGCGGCGATGGAGCTGATCTCCAAGGCCGACGTCGTGCTGGCCTTGGGCACACGGCTCAATCCGTTCTCGACCTTGCCGGGATACGGAATCAATTACTGGCCGACGGACGCCAAACTGATCCAGGTCGAAATCAATGCCGACCGGATCGGATTGACCAAGAAGGTCACCGAAGCCATCCAGGGCGACGCCAAGCGTGTCGCCGAGCAAATTCTCGAGCAGCTCTCGCCAACCGCAGGTGAAACCGACCGGCAGAAACGCAAGGATCTTGTCGCGGAAACCAAGTCGCGTTGGCTGCAAGAACTCTCGTCGATGGACCACGAGGGGGACGACCCGGGCATCACTTGGAACGAGCGAGCCCGCGAACGCGATCCCGACCGCATGAGCCCGCGTCAGGCGTGGCGTGCGATCCAGGCAGCGCTGCCCAAGGAAGCGATCATTTCGACCGATATCGGCAACAATTGCGCCATCGGCAACGCCTATCCGACCTTCGAAGAGGGACGCAAATACATGTCGCCGGGCCTGTTCGGGCCATGCGGCTATGGTTTTCCCGCGATCCTGGGCGCAAAGATCGGCTGCCCGGACGTGCCGTGCGTCGGCTTTGCCGGTGACGGCGCCTTCGGCATTTCGATGAACGAGATGACTGCCTGCGGGCGCAATGACTGGCCGCCAATCACCATGGTGATCTTCCGCAACTACCAGTGGGGTGCGGAGAAGCGCAACACGACCCTGTGGTACGACGATAATTTCGTCGGCACCGAGCTGAATGTCGGCGTCGAATACGCCAAGATTGCCGATGCTTGCGGGGTCAAGGGCGTGAAAGCCGACACCATGGATGGGCTGACCGAGGCGCTCAGGACGGCGATCAAGGAGCAAATGGAGGACGGCGTCACGACCTTCATCGAGGCCGTGCTCAACCAGGAGTTGGGCGATCCCTTCCGCCGCGACGCGATGAAGGCGCCGGTCCAGGTCGCCGGCATCGACCTCAGCGACATGAGGCCGCAACAGCCGAATTGA
- a CDS encoding cupin domain-containing protein, producing MSDTAVVDFSAEPLGVTERRLSDLPERVIAGDPRHVTQTRFESPDGNVIAGTWTSTPGKWRAFTDRDEFCVILSGHARLIDEAGREQSFKTGDAFLIPNGFRGYWDVIETTTKHFVIRQHAPA from the coding sequence ATGTCAGACACCGCCGTCGTCGACTTTTCCGCCGAACCACTCGGCGTCACCGAACGCCGGCTCAGCGATCTGCCCGAGCGGGTGATCGCCGGCGACCCGCGCCACGTCACGCAGACCAGGTTCGAAAGCCCCGATGGCAATGTGATCGCGGGAACCTGGACCAGCACGCCTGGAAAATGGCGCGCGTTTACTGACCGCGATGAATTCTGCGTTATCCTCTCCGGTCACGCGCGTCTGATCGACGAGGCGGGTAGGGAGCAAAGTTTCAAGACCGGCGACGCCTTCCTTATCCCGAACGGATTCCGTGGCTATTGGGACGTGATCGAGACCACGACCAAGCATTTCGTCATCCGCCAGCACGCGCCGGCTTGA
- the pta gene encoding phosphate acetyltransferase → MKPLEDILAAARAAPKRIVLAEGEDPRIAEGAVRAVQDGIAHPVLIGRPSVVGDRLSAIGANPADFEIVDPAAAPAVENYAAAYHALRRHKGVDIDAAREAVRNPLVFANLMVREGDADGSIGGAVATTSETVRAALQIIGRAPGVTTVSSFFLMILCEDHHPKKGVLVFADCGLIVEPTVEELAQIAISSAHSFDALVRQTPRVAMLSFSTGGSAQHDRVSRVVDATAIVKSTRPDLIVDGEIQFDAAFVHAVGAAKAPNSTLKGDANVMVFPTLDAANIGYKIAQRIGGAQAIGPILQGLTHPANDLSRGCSVEDVYHLIAVTGVQAAA, encoded by the coding sequence ATGAAGCCGCTCGAAGACATCCTGGCCGCCGCGCGCGCGGCTCCGAAACGCATCGTCCTGGCGGAAGGCGAGGACCCGCGGATCGCCGAGGGGGCGGTGCGTGCGGTGCAGGACGGAATCGCCCACCCCGTTCTCATCGGCAGACCGTCGGTCGTCGGCGACAGGTTGTCGGCGATCGGCGCCAACCCGGCCGATTTCGAGATTGTCGATCCGGCGGCGGCGCCGGCGGTCGAGAACTACGCCGCCGCCTATCACGCGTTGCGCCGCCACAAGGGGGTCGATATCGATGCGGCGCGGGAGGCGGTTCGCAACCCGCTTGTCTTCGCCAATTTGATGGTGCGCGAGGGCGATGCCGACGGCAGCATCGGCGGCGCCGTCGCAACCACCTCCGAAACCGTGCGCGCCGCGCTTCAGATCATTGGCCGCGCGCCGGGCGTGACGACGGTCTCCAGCTTCTTTCTGATGATACTTTGCGAAGACCACCACCCCAAGAAAGGGGTTCTGGTGTTCGCGGATTGCGGGCTGATCGTCGAGCCCACGGTTGAAGAACTGGCACAGATCGCGATCTCCTCGGCCCACTCCTTCGACGCGCTGGTGCGCCAAACACCGCGCGTCGCCATGCTGTCCTTCTCGACCGGCGGGAGCGCGCAGCACGACCGTGTCTCGCGCGTGGTCGACGCCACGGCGATCGTCAAATCGACGCGGCCCGACCTCATCGTCGACGGCGAGATCCAATTCGACGCTGCCTTCGTGCATGCGGTCGGCGCCGCCAAGGCGCCGAACTCGACCCTCAAGGGTGACGCGAACGTGATGGTGTTCCCCACCCTCGACGCCGCCAATATCGGCTACAAAATCGCCCAGCGGATCGGCGGGGCGCAGGCGATCGGGCCCATCCTCCAGGGCCTTACCCATCCCGCCAACGACCTGTCGCGGGGCTGCAGTGTCGAGGACGTCTATCACCTGATCGCGGTCACCGGCGTCCAGGCGGCGGCTTGA
- a CDS encoding NAD(P)H-dependent oxidoreductase, whose protein sequence is MKIVAISGSLREASFNTSLLKAAQQLAPDDMDIDIEDISQIPPYNADLHADGFPAPVLRLAERIREADAVLIATPEYNYSIPGVLKNAIDWVSRTENQPFDGKAIAIMGASMGNLGTARAQYHLRQVFVFLNGLVMNRPEVFVGAAHDKHDGDGNLVHEDTRAFLVGYLEAVRDWVEKVRRLHG, encoded by the coding sequence ATGAAGATCGTCGCCATTTCCGGAAGCCTGCGCGAGGCATCGTTCAACACTTCGTTGTTGAAGGCCGCCCAGCAACTGGCGCCAGACGATATGGATATCGACATCGAGGATATTTCCCAAATTCCGCCCTACAACGCCGACCTCCACGCCGACGGCTTCCCGGCACCGGTCCTGCGCCTGGCCGAGCGAATCCGCGAGGCGGATGCGGTGCTGATCGCGACGCCCGAGTACAATTATTCCATTCCCGGCGTGCTCAAGAATGCCATCGATTGGGTCAGCCGGACCGAGAACCAACCCTTCGACGGCAAGGCGATCGCGATCATGGGGGCGAGCATGGGCAATCTCGGCACCGCTCGGGCGCAGTACCATCTGCGCCAGGTCTTCGTGTTCTTGAACGGGTTGGTCATGAACCGGCCCGAGGTCTTCGTCGGTGCCGCCCATGACAAGCATGACGGCGACGGCAATCTCGTACACGAAGATACCCGGGCGTTCCTTGTCGGCTATTTGGAAGCGGTGAGGGATTGGGTGGAAAAGGTCCGCCGTCTGCACGGTTAG
- a CDS encoding 2-dehydropantoate 2-reductase yields MGSGGVGGYFGARLAANGEDVTFIARGLHLEAIRGGGLKVESRLGDLHIHPAKATEDPAEIGPVDYVLFSVKLWDTERAGEAIRPLIGPETAVISLQNGIDPEETLCAILGPDHVMGGVARIAAVIAAPGVIRHTGEMAGVDFGELDNARTARAERLLDALVGAGVDSTLADDIVKAIWQKFVLLAAFSALTSLTRLPIGSLRSDPDTRTLLTELMRENAAVAAARGTDLGAGIVERLVAVVDGFPDDMTSSMAQDLIRGNRLELEWLAGAVVRMGRELDVPTPVNGFIRTALKHHAEGSETDERRP; encoded by the coding sequence ATGGGGTCCGGCGGCGTCGGCGGCTATTTTGGCGCCCGACTCGCCGCCAATGGTGAAGACGTCACGTTCATCGCCCGAGGATTGCATCTGGAGGCGATCCGCGGCGGCGGCCTCAAGGTCGAGAGCCGGCTTGGCGACCTCCACATTCACCCTGCCAAGGCGACCGAAGACCCCGCCGAGATCGGCCCCGTCGACTATGTTCTGTTCAGCGTCAAGCTGTGGGACACGGAACGTGCCGGCGAAGCGATCAGGCCCTTGATCGGCCCCGAAACGGCCGTCATTTCGCTGCAGAACGGCATCGACCCGGAGGAGACGCTGTGTGCGATCCTCGGCCCCGACCACGTCATGGGAGGGGTGGCGCGGATCGCCGCGGTCATCGCGGCGCCGGGCGTCATTCGACACACCGGCGAGATGGCGGGGGTCGATTTCGGCGAACTCGACAACGCCCGCACGGCGCGCGCCGAGCGGCTTCTCGATGCGTTGGTAGGCGCCGGGGTGGATAGCACCCTGGCCGACGACATCGTCAAGGCCATCTGGCAGAAGTTCGTGCTGCTGGCGGCCTTCAGCGCGCTTACCAGCCTCACCCGCCTGCCCATCGGATCGCTCCGGTCGGACCCCGATACGCGCACCCTGCTGACCGAGTTGATGCGGGAAAATGCGGCGGTCGCAGCGGCGCGCGGCACCGATCTCGGCGCCGGGATCGTCGAACGGCTGGTCGCCGTCGTCGACGGGTTCCCCGACGACATGACCTCATCGATGGCCCAGGATTTGATCCGCGGCAATCGCCTCGAGCTGGAATGGCTTGCCGGCGCGGTCGTAAGAATGGGCCGGGAACTCGACGTCCCGACGCCGGTCAACGGCTTTATCAGAACCGCGCTGAAACACCATGCAGAAGGGTCAGAGACCGATGAGCGCCGGCCGTGA
- a CDS encoding hemerythrin domain-containing protein, with protein sequence MEPTHQITRILHDEHVASLTLLNKLDDLLARSGPRKAPSRDEAGIGPTLNELSAAIGSEVSHHFAFEEAEMFPRLAEFGDGDIGDFLTDEHRTILPLGERVAELAAAATKDGFTPDGWQEFHRLGGELVERLMSHIQKEEMGLLPAIDDMLDDDTDRDLAMTYLAGR encoded by the coding sequence ATGGAACCGACCCATCAGATCACCCGCATACTCCACGACGAGCACGTCGCCAGCTTGACCCTGCTCAACAAACTCGACGATCTGTTGGCGCGAAGCGGGCCGCGCAAGGCGCCGTCGCGCGACGAGGCGGGCATCGGGCCGACGCTGAACGAGCTCTCGGCCGCCATCGGCAGCGAGGTCTCCCATCATTTCGCATTCGAGGAGGCAGAGATGTTTCCCCGCCTCGCCGAATTCGGCGATGGCGATATCGGCGATTTCCTGACCGACGAGCATCGCACCATCCTGCCGCTCGGCGAGCGCGTGGCCGAGTTGGCCGCGGCCGCCACCAAGGACGGCTTCACGCCGGACGGCTGGCAGGAGTTCCACCGCCTCGGCGGGGAACTCGTCGAACGCCTGATGTCGCACATCCAAAAAGAGGAGATGGGCCTGTTGCCGGCGATCGACGACATGCTCGACGACGACACCGACCGCGACCTCGCCATGACCTACCTGGCCGGGCGCTGA
- a CDS encoding DUF2249 domain-containing protein encodes MGHGARVWEAEGTVHIDVRGLDPPQPLLAIIELIEEPETGGPVIVHHDRDPIMLYPELAERGWDHEHLAAPSGEVRLRLSRATA; translated from the coding sequence ATGGGACACGGCGCACGGGTCTGGGAAGCGGAAGGCACCGTTCACATCGACGTTCGTGGGCTCGACCCGCCGCAACCCTTGCTCGCGATTATCGAATTGATCGAGGAGCCTGAGACCGGCGGCCCGGTCATCGTCCACCACGACCGCGATCCAATCATGCTCTACCCCGAACTCGCCGAGCGCGGTTGGGATCATGAACATCTGGCCGCCCCGTCCGGCGAGGTGCGCCTCCGCCTGTCGCGGGCCACTGCATGA